The genomic interval CCGAGAAGGGGATTTTCTTCTGTTTCATAACTGTTTGTAATTTGTCAGAGTCTGTGAGATCCCAGAGGACAAGTAAAAATACCGTGAGAAATCCGATATAATGGTGAGCCAGGACCGTCGCAGTAGCGAAGAGGTAGCAGAGGTATTTCGCAGGGCGTCCATCACTAGCTATCAATCGTAGCGACAAGAGTAACGCGAAAAAGAGGACGAAGGCCAGCGATTCGTCAATAAATTTGATTTCAAAAGTGAATAGAGTCCGAACACCAACGAGCCCCATGGCAACGAGGAAAGCAGAGTCATCATCAATCAACTTGCGTGCAAACGCGTAGAGCATGGTCGGGACAATCAGCGTAAACAAGGGGAGAAATCGGCCGAATGAAGATATTTCACCACCAGTTAAGAATTTGATAATCCAAACGAGAGCGTAGAAAGCCGGCCAAGACGCTCTTTTACCGGCAATCCATAGAGGTCCGTGCTCTCGGAACTCAACCGTCGTTTGTAATGTACGGTACGGGTCATAGCCGTAGAATCCGACCTCCAATGGATCAACGACGAGAAGCGCAGGCAATAGAGGTGTTGCGATCAGCAGTGCAACGTTGATACTTATGGGTGTATTGTGTCGAAGGACTAGTGCGGTCGGGAAAACGAAGAGAGTTCCAAGCAGTAGATACAGTGTTACAGTTGGAACACTGCTCCCATGCTGGAATCCGACGAGTGCCGAAACGGCGTACAGCAAGGAGTACACAATCAGGGCCAGTTTTGTGTTCCTATTCATCATTACTTTCACCGGATAAAAAGCAGTTTCTGAGTCGCAGTCCCCAAGGTCCAGCCATGTCAGACCAAGATTCAGTCGGTTTAAAGTCAGTTTTGATATCGGTTTCCCGAAAAGGTTGGAGATAGGACGCGAAGTCGTAGCTTATTTCATGACGAGTCCTGTTACCTCACTCTCGTTAAGTGGGGTTCGGTACAGACGCACGCTATCGACTTGGCCTGTGGCGTAGCGGCCATTAGCTCGACCCCCGACGACGAGTGGGCCACCATCTGGAACACGGCCGAGATCAGAAATATTTCGCGTCGATACAAGCGTTCCATTACGATAGAGGCGAAGTTCGTTATTCGACCGGTCGACAGTGAACGCGATATGAGTCCAGTTGTCGAACGATGTCTGTTCTATTCCGAAGTTTCTTACACGGTTGCCTGATTGGTCGGCAACCGCGACACCGAAGCGGTTTGTTTCTTTTTGTGCCCAAACTCCATATCCCTGTGTGTTTTCACCCTCTTGTGTCAGCACGTGCGGGAAAGGCTGTTGGGTTGACGCGACGTCTCCCCGTACCCAGAGTCCAACAGTAAACGAGGCGGTTGACAAGGAACCATGATTTGGACTCTCAACGACAACAGAACTATTTCCTCTATCGAACGACAATGCCGATCCACGTACCCCATCAATCCACGAAGCTCCCTCAATCTCACCCGTTGCATCAGTGAGTGCGTCCTCAGTTACTGATCCACTCCCCTCATCAAACGCCCAGTGTGAGTGATAGGGGCCGCTGAATTGCCCCTGTGTGACCTCCGTGCCCGACACAGTGAGTTCCTGCCCACCGATCTGGTAGTCGCCGCGATACGGTACAGTTACTCCGTACTCACCGTAACGGTTTGTCGTTACCTCACGACGGTAGGTAACGGACCGGTTTTCGACAGTCGAATTTGTCACGATGGAGAGCGTCTGGTTAGCGCCAGCAACTCCGGTGATGCGTGCCCCAGAAACGTACGCGAACACCTTCGGCGAGCCACCATCACCGATGTGGACAGGGCGGTACCGTCCCAGCCCCGGCACGCCCTCACCACGACTTCCAAGGTTGGTATGGAGCCGTGACTGTACCGCCGTTGGCGGTCCCGCCGAAGAAGTGGTCACGACGTACCCGGTACCGTGTTCGTCAAGAACATTTTCAATGTTCCTAATTTCACTCGGTTCCTGAGCGCGCATCAGTTCGGCGTAGTTCTGGCGTGCAAAGCCATAACTCTCGGATTCTCCGTTAACAAAGTAATTATATACTCGGTTTCGGCCCCAATTGCTCAGCACATAATTCTCAGGGTATGACACCTCACGCACACTATCATGCTCCCCGATCCAAGCGGCCGTCTCATAGGTTGAGTCGTCAACAGCGATCTGTGACTGCTTGATTCCAGCCTGAACAACCCCCAGCCCAGATATCAACAAGAATAAAACAGTCAGCACCCCGAGTGTGTTCGCGCTTGGGAGTGACACCGCCCGGAGTGCCGGTTCATCGTCGGGGCCCTGTGGACGCCCGCCATCACTACTCGTGGGGCCACCGAGCACAGCGGGCCGTTCAGTCGCGTCAATGACCGTCGCCAAGTGGAGGAATCCAACCCCACCGAACACCGCGGTAAACAATGAGAGCTGGCCGGCAAACCGGGACTGGACGACCGCCAATAAAAGGAAAAACCAGCCGAACGTCGCCGTAGCAAGCCAGTCTGGCTGGGACCGGCTGACCGCAGTCCGAGTTCCCCAGACCAGGTACGGGATTGCCAGGAAGAAGACGAACCCGAACAGTAGAATCGGTGCAACAATACTCCCTAATTCGCCACTGAAGATCGAATAGGTCTCAGCGATTTCGGATTGGCCTGTCCGAGAAACGTACGACATTAGCTGGTCAAACGCGCTGCCGAACGCTGGGAGTACGGCAAGTGCAACGAAGAATCCGATCAGTCCAGCCAGGGCCTCACCGACGGTCAAGACCCACGCCGAGAGGCCCGCACGCTCGGCCGCGACACCGAGCACAACGACGGCCACGCAGCCGGTGAACAACAGTGCAGGCGCGAACGCCCGGTAGACCGGAGCCCAGCCAAACAGTAAATGTGGGAGAGCAGCCAGAAGTGCGCCGAGCGTGACGCCCAGTAAGACCGGCCCATTACCATTGATCGGGGACCGGCCGTCATGGACATCCAAAGCGACGCGAGCAGCCAGATATAGCCCGACCGGGATGCTCAACAGTGGGCCACCACGCCAGGCATGGGCCTGAGCTGCGATGCCAACACCGAGGCCGACAACCGGGATCCACTTGCCCGGTGAATCGGGAAGCACCGTCTCGCGGTCAACTCGCTGGCCGGCCAGCGCCACGAGCGCCAATGCTGTCAGCCCAACCCAAACGTAGTCGAATGCGTGATGATCGCCGAAACCCAGTGCAGTCCGGTAAGCATGGGTCGGCGTAAACGCAAGCAGTAGAATTGCTGCCAAACCGATTCGGCGGTCCTCGGTCAGTCGGACAGCGATGAGATATACTAACAGCGCGGTAACCACGCCCGCAAGCACGGGGAGCCAGGCGAGAGTGAGCCCGACTGCAGTCGCATCGCCACCCAGTAGCGCACTGGTCCACCAGACGGTGAGGATATAGAGCGTATCGTGGCCAGAGATACGACCCGATACCTGGTTAAGCGACCCCAGGTCAAACAGTCCGAGCCCGCTCGCGAGAAGCTGTTCGCCCCAGTAGCGGTACAGGTATGGATCGTTGCCCGCGAGGACGATGTCGCCGTTGCGGAATACCGATCCCCACATGAGGACGACTCGCGTGAGAGCCACGATCAAGAGCGCGCCGGCTAGCAACCCAACACTCCGCCGATCAACGGATCGGTGGGAGAGCCAGCTAGTCACAGTCCCGACCTCAAGACCGGCCGTTTTTTCCGCGGGTCCGGTGTCGTCCTCGGGCGCGGCGTCATTGGGGCCCGCATCCAGCGCCAGCCGGACAGCCTCACGGTCAGCCAGCCGGTAACCGCCGTCAGTCTCTTCGACGATACCACGTGAGACCACCTCGCCGAACTGACCAGAGTCCAGCGGGATATCCTCGAACTCGAAGGGGCCGTCGGTGTCCGCGTCCAGAACCGCTTGGAGGGCATCTTCCAGTTCCGGGGAGTCCGCGAGGAGCGACTCTGTTGCCTCGCGTACATCTGTCATGATTCGGCAAACCAGTTACAGAGGTATAAATCCATCCGAGTCCCATTCTATCGGCCGAGAACCACAAGACGACAGCTGGATCAACCTGAACGGGCTCGTCGACTCGCATCGAAATAGGTATCTGTACAGTCGTCTCGCTAACAGTTATGTGGCCCTGGGGACACGCTGCAGTCGGCTACCTGCTCTATTCACTGGGCTGTCAGGCTACTGGCCGGCGGGTAGTCGCTGCGCCGGGTCTCGCACTCGCTGTTGGGACGCAGTTCCCTGATCTCGTCGATAAGCCACTGGGCTGGACGTTGGGCATCCTCCCAGGTGGGCGGACCCTTGCACACTCACTGTTGACATTTGTTATAGTCTCATTCCTTCTGGGTCTGTTGGCCCGTCGGTACGGTAGGGCGGAACTGGGTGTCGCCTTTGTTGTGGGGTATCTTTCGCACACTCTCTCTGACGGACTGTATGCAGTCATCGAAGGCGAGATCCAGTCACTCTCGTACCTGCTGTGGCCTCTGTTTACAATGCCACCAGTGGAGACTGCACAGACATTCTCCGCACACTTTGCTACGCTTGTACTTGGCCCGTACGTTCTGTTCGAACTACTGCTAGTCTGTCTGGCAGCGATTCGTTGGTACGTCGATGGCCGACCCGGTCTAGAAGGGGCTCGGCGGCTCGTGCATAGTGGTCACAACCGTTTACAGGGGTTTGCTGAGTAGTGGATGGGGTGGCCGACACGAGAGTGTACAGAGATACTAACTTTATTTCCGGATAAATACCTCTGAGAACGTGGAAGCTGTCGTACTTGCCACTGGCGATGGTAAACGGCTGTGCCCGCTCCCAGAAGGTGAACTAAAGAGCATTATCAAAATTGCTGGAAAGCCGATCATAGCCTTCGAGAGGCTCATCACCTCGGTGCCGACAGATTGCTCGTCGTCGGCTACAAAAAGCAGATCATCATCAACCACTTGGAGGACGAGTTTGATGGTATCCCGACCAGCTTATCCGTCAGCGCGAGGAGGAGCTAACGCACGCGCTGCTAACTGTTGAGAAGCCGCTCAAGCGTAGTGATCGCCGGCTTCTACACGTTCATGCTGGCGATCTTCAACGGCTGTCACCTCGTCCAGCCCTCCAACCGCAATAAATAGGAGGTTTTGAACGCGGTCGACCTACTGCGGCCGGACTATCGACGCCATCAGCGTGGACGGCTGGCGTAACGACATCGACGATCCCGACGACCGCAGCAAAACTGAGGAGACACTACGGGGCGAAGTTGATCCAAAACTTGCTGTAGAGACACTAACACAGAGTCAGCAGTGATACAGCTCGCTTGGAACAGCTATTGCGGCTACAGTACAGCAGCATACGCTACACTACTACTCAGATTCGCCGCATCGTCAACACGACTTCTCGACCGGTCACCCGCCAGTTACAGCCAGTCCACACCGCTTCGATGCGCTCGAAGCCCTCGTCCGCCCGCTCTCTGAATTCGATTTTCCGTTTGGGACCTCGGACAGGCTCGTAGACAAAGCCGTTGGCGTCGGCGACAGACAGCCCGCTCATGCGCTTGCCTCCAGCGTGTTCACCAGATCGTCGACGATGGATCCGCCCACGTGTGGCCCAACCGACCAGCCACGTTCGTCCTGCGTGTAGTCTGTCCACTCCGAAAGCATCTGGAACGGCGTTGCTGCGAGTTCGACTTTCGCTACCTCGTTGTCTTGGATAACGACCACTGCTTGCTCGTAGCCATCCCAGTAATGCGCTGCATCGGCGCCATCAATACCGACGAAATGTGGGCGCTGGGTGAGTAAATCGCGTGCGATACGTTCTTGTGGGGTTGCTTTCCTAGTTACCATTGGTCTCAGTTAGGACCACGCGCCTCGGTGCTCTAACACCGGGGCGATTTCACTTTACCAGTAGAAATCGACCAACAGTGCGCATGTCCCTATGTAGTAGGAACTATCTGTGAGTACTTAGGGATTGCGGGATACTTTGCAAAATGAGGATTAGTTGGTTCCGTAGTACCGGTCCCGGCCTTTCTCAGTCGCGATGTTGTATCCTTTACTCTCGTCAGTTCGCTCAACTAGTCCCTCTTCGCGTAGTTCCTGCAGATAATTATCTACACTACGCCGCTCAAAGGTTGCACCGCGTCGTTTGAGGTTGTCGAATATTACAGCAGGCGGGAGTTCCAGACCCGACTCTACGAGGAGCCCCAGAACCATCCGCTTCCGCTCCTCTTTACCCATATTAGAACCGTTGCCACGGATGGGCAAATTATCTCCGGAGTTGACGAAGCTGTTGGACGAATCACTTCTTTGGCCTTTATCGAACATATTTGCATTATATTCTGCAAACCATTAAGTAGTTCCGCCATTGACTATCAGAGCAAGCCGACGCGTCGCTCCTTGGGTGTCACTCTGAAAACCGAGTGCGACGCCGTGCTAAGGACACGGGCGTCGCGTTGGCCTCACAGCCGCATGCAAGCAAATGTTCCGGGGAGTCTTGAAACCTCCCCACGACCGGTCCAGAGAGTTCCGACCACGAGCCACTGCCACTCGCAGGATACTGACATCCATCTCGATCCTGAGCCTGAGCCCCCAAGGAGACACAGACACCACTCAGAAGCCACGCAGTAATCCCCTGAACTGACCCACTGACCGGTTCGCCTGCCCGAGGAGCACTGCTGCTCGTCTGGTGAGCGACAGCTCTCGTCACTGTCCGTACCGTGGTCGGCTCGCTTGGTTCGATTCCAAGTGCGGACCTGTGAACACTCACAACCCGGGAACCGACAGCCCCGACGACCGCGACAGAGCACTTGCCAACGAACTCGGTCTGGATATCGGTCAGGGCACGCCCAAAGACACCGACGGCCTCCTCTCGACTCTCGCCGACCGAGACACCGACCCAGTACTGCTCACGCTCTTAGAACACCTCCTCGAAGAAAACACTCGACTCCAAGACCGCTTCGACGAACTCGAAGCCACCCAAGACCGGACCCACGATATCGCCACCACGGCGAGCGCGAAAGCGGAAACCAACGCATCTCACCTCGAAAGCGTGGAAGACAAACACAAACGTACCCACGACGTTGCAACAAGCGCCATCGCGAAGGCCCAGCAACTAGAAGCCAACGCCGATCACCAGGAGGACGCCGAAGCGCTCCCACACGGCGTCGAACCAAGCTCTTCCCCACTGGACTTCTTCGCGAACTGCCGTCAATCGAAACTCAAGGAGATGTTCGTCGAGCAGTCGAACCGCCAGAACACCTACCGAGCGATTGCCGTCGCCAAACGCTGGCCGGAGTTCGCCACCAAACGCAGTGACGGGAGCGGCGTGTTCATGACCAAAGATGACATGACAACAGCGTTGACTGCTCACCTCGGACGAACACCCCACCGCCAGACTGTTGCCCGTGTGTGGGAGAACCTTCTCGAACTCGGCGGACGTGACCTCCGCGAAAAGACCCGCCAGGTGGGACGGAGACAGGAGCCAACCCAAATCATCGAGATGGGTATAGACACGGCTGAGGGGCTTCGCGAAAAGCGTTACGTTGGTCTCGACCTATTGGATGGGACTGACCGAAAAACGACCACTGGGGGCGTCACGCCCGTTGTGACAGGAGAACCTGCCCAAGCCCTGTGACGAGGGAAGCAATCAGCTACCAAGCGCACACCTAAGCATTCACCGACGCCGTAGACAGCCCTCGTCCGCACGAATACGGGCGTTCACTAGCTGCAGGTATAGGGAGGAAATCCTGTGTTTCAGAGTTCGTAGAACGGATGTAACGAACGCAGCGCCCGAGGAAATGATTCCCGCGTCACAACGGGTGTGACAGATTGCTCCCCCAGAACTCTCCGCTGTATGGCGCGCAAAGACTAACTGGTGTATCCCATCGGAGGTATCTGCATTTGGAGAGCTTTGAGAGCTAACGGTCGTCCTGAAAACACGAGTGGGAAAAGTGTCCCGCCGGTGAATCCTCCCCAAACAGGATTACCCCTCTGTCATCAACGTGTCGTCCGACGCTAGTCAGCTGCCTGCACAACCGGCAGAAGGCCGCGACCGAGCGGAGCGGTCGCATAGGACGACCGTAGGGAGGACCCTCGCAATGCAGAGCGGTCACAGCTCCAGCAGCGCCGGCGGTCGCCTGTTGTAGTACTATTGCTGGTCCCACAGCGTATCGATGCGTTCCTCGATTCGGTCAAAGACGAGTTGGCCCATGTCACGATGGTCGGCTGGCCACTGGGCATCCACTGCGTCGGTACGGCTGGCAG from Haloarcula pelagica carries:
- a CDS encoding metal-dependent hydrolase yields the protein MWPWGHAAVGYLLYSLGCQATGRRVVAAPGLALAVGTQFPDLVDKPLGWTLGILPGGRTLAHSLLTFVIVSFLLGLLARRYGRAELGVAFVVGYLSHTLSDGLYAVIEGEIQSLSYLLWPLFTMPPVETAQTFSAHFATLVLGPYVLFELLLVCLAAIRWYVDGRPGLEGARRLVHSGHNRLQGFAE
- a CDS encoding LamG-like jellyroll fold domain-containing protein; this encodes MTDVREATESLLADSPELEDALQAVLDADTDGPFEFEDIPLDSGQFGEVVSRGIVEETDGGYRLADREAVRLALDAGPNDAAPEDDTGPAEKTAGLEVGTVTSWLSHRSVDRRSVGLLAGALLIVALTRVVLMWGSVFRNGDIVLAGNDPYLYRYWGEQLLASGLGLFDLGSLNQVSGRISGHDTLYILTVWWTSALLGGDATAVGLTLAWLPVLAGVVTALLVYLIAVRLTEDRRIGLAAILLLAFTPTHAYRTALGFGDHHAFDYVWVGLTALALVALAGQRVDRETVLPDSPGKWIPVVGLGVGIAAQAHAWRGGPLLSIPVGLYLAARVALDVHDGRSPINGNGPVLLGVTLGALLAALPHLLFGWAPVYRAFAPALLFTGCVAVVVLGVAAERAGLSAWVLTVGEALAGLIGFFVALAVLPAFGSAFDQLMSYVSRTGQSEIAETYSIFSGELGSIVAPILLFGFVFFLAIPYLVWGTRTAVSRSQPDWLATATFGWFFLLLAVVQSRFAGQLSLFTAVFGGVGFLHLATVIDATERPAVLGGPTSSDGGRPQGPDDEPALRAVSLPSANTLGVLTVLFLLISGLGVVQAGIKQSQIAVDDSTYETAAWIGEHDSVREVSYPENYVLSNWGRNRVYNYFVNGESESYGFARQNYAELMRAQEPSEIRNIENVLDEHGTGYVVTTSSAGPPTAVQSRLHTNLGSRGEGVPGLGRYRPVHIGDGGSPKVFAYVSGARITGVAGANQTLSIVTNSTVENRSVTYRREVTTNRYGEYGVTVPYRGDYQIGGQELTVSGTEVTQGQFSGPYHSHWAFDEGSGSVTEDALTDATGEIEGASWIDGVRGSALSFDRGNSSVVVESPNHGSLSTASFTVGLWVRGDVASTQQPFPHVLTQEGENTQGYGVWAQKETNRFGVAVADQSGNRVRNFGIEQTSFDNWTHIAFTVDRSNNELRLYRNGTLVSTRNISDLGRVPDGGPLVVGGRANGRYATGQVDSVRLYRTPLNESEVTGLVMK